The Monomorium pharaonis isolate MP-MQ-018 chromosome 5, ASM1337386v2, whole genome shotgun sequence genome segment aaaataaaaatgctacAAAATGGcggaacaaatttaaaaataatgacttAGTTTTggaatacaaattatttaattataatttagtttatgTAACTAAATTGAATAGAGAAAGATAAATGTGCAACTAGCTAGACGTAAAGAAAAGTTGCAATTCTACTGATACGTAAGCAGCGTTCAGTGGTACATGCCCCGAATATGTCCGAGCATGTGAAAAGCGACAAACTGACAGTGCTTCCGTGTTTCAGGTAGCAACGGTGCTTACCGCGCTGTTGGCAGTGTCGGCACAGCAGTACCAGCAACCCGGCAATTACGTTGATGATTACGCCCAGTATGACGCCCAACGGCCTAGCCAACCGACTCCACGTAGCTATGCGACCGACCCGGATCGTCAAGCGGCCGCGCCGAAGCCGACACCGGTTGCGATCCTAAAGCAGATTAATCGTCACAACGAGGACGGTTCATATACGTATGGTTTTGAAGGTGCGGATGGCTCCTTCAAGATCGAGACCAAGTTGCCGACCGGCGACGTGAAGGGCAAATATGGTTTCGTCGACGACACAGGCAAGGTCCGCATAGTCGAGTACGGCGCGAATCAGTACGGTTTCCAACCGGCCGGTGAAGGCATCACCGTGGCCCCGCCAACCTTGTACGACGAGACCACCAGCAAGGAAGCCCTTGAGGCGCAGGCCTACGAGGAGTtgcagcaacaacagcaacaacaacagcagcgGCAACTGGCTCGTCCGGCTTACCAGCAACAGTCGCATACCCAGGCTGTGTACGCTCCCGCGCAGGTAGCCCCAAGCAGACCCGCGCTCCCTAAACCGCCCATTTTCACCCCGGCCGCTGCGGCACCTGCACCTCAGGCGCAACGACAGTCCCTGTTAGCGCAAGCCTACGCCGAACCTGCGCCCCCCTCGCAGCTCTACAATCAGGGACCGGCTCAGTTCACTTCTCCGTCGTCGGATCAGAACGACCGTCCCCAACCGCAGACCCGCAGCGGCGGTGGCGGTATCCTGGACCAGCTCGCCAGGGACTACGCTCTACCGCAGGGAGTAGCGCCGCCGTTGCACGACATCAGCTTCGGCTACTACTAGGCCGTCTAGTCCTGTTCCCTTTGTCTACCGAAGAGTAGTAGAGCCTGGAATTCAATCGTTGGAGCCTCAACAAAATTTCATATCGCTCAACTGTAACGCTTTATTCAAACTCTAATATGTTTCGTAGGATAGCTATAGTACTATAGTACCATAGTATAGCCATCAAAAGCTACCGAGTATTACGATTGATCCCAGGCTTGACTGCTCGTTCTGGTTGCGTGTTGGTCTTGTATTCTATTCGTGAATAGGACGCGTCGGCGGCTGGATAACTCGTCGTAATCGCGGCGTGGACCACTCTTCCCGAAGCGAACGGCACTGTGATTGATGATCGTCGCGAATAGATCATTTATTGCAATCAGAAGTTGAGAACTGTTAGTCTATTAACATCTGAAACTGCGACAAACAACCGAAAAACAATGACCTTATTTTGTCATGCAACACGATTTCCtcatcttaattatatttaattaataattaaagatatgtATTAATGACAAAAATGATAGATCTCATATATTTCACATTGCATCGTTTCATTAGTAGTAAACTGTGTCagcaaaagataaaatacaattttgagaGAAATTAATACATTGTTCAAATGGATTTTTGGctttgttatattttcttcttttcgactttgaatataaaattagataaaagaatttttttttaagaaattaaaaaaaatattgatattttcaatAGACAAATGACAAAGGTGTGAGTTCTCGacttctttctttaattatttgttttcatcaatcgatattttcatattcaGGGATTTGATATCATCTTTCAgtcaataattgaaattattgttgTGCACATCGTTAAAGAATTGTCTGGATAATAAAACGGGTTAAGTGATTAAGtgataattgtaaaaagaatgtaaataaaatttctcatcTCTCCCTTCGGTAGGCGTTCGCTTTTACTCCGGAAAACGCAATTCACCACCGTTGCGATCAATTAGAATTGCGTTTTCACGACGACGTTCCTCGAGAATGTTATGCTAATTGGGCGTGCTTGCTATTGTAATTAGATTATTGTAAGGTAATTCGAGTGGAATAAAGTGAGGCCAATACTAAATTCCACCGCCTGTGTTGTAGATCGTAAAAAATTTCCGTACAATGCATACGGTACGACGAGATTTCCTGATTTCACCTTTCCAATTACGCTCCTCGTTAGCCATAAAGACCTTCGATGTTCATATGTTCTAAACGCGCAAGAGAACAAAGTCATATCTTCACTCGCACGTAGTCTATATTCAATTCTAAATCACCGGATTGTTCTTCCTTTACAAACACGGTAAGAATATTGTGGAAACTACATGGTAACGACGACAATACgcattcaattatatatatgtatgtatttttttttttaagaaatggtATACTTAATTGACattaattgtacaaaaaattatttcttaatagtATTGGTTTAGAcagatttattttgtttataatttttatgatattctgtaaaaataagCTTCATATTCCCTGATGATATTTTCGATAgtctttgtattaaaaattcttaaaaattttataaatctttatttttttattaaattctttccgCAGATGTACactaaaacaatttataaacgcCTGATGCAATGGCAACCAAAGTCACACTGTTGTAAGAACGgctgcaattttatattgctcCCCCCTTTTGACTTCGATAGATTACGAAAGTAAGCCGCGAGTAAACCGGTCCGATTTCTCACAGGTTAAATTTTCGCATCGCAACAACCTTGCCTATAGCCTTTATCTTCTGCTTTTTTTCTCGGTTGCCAAAATCGCACGTTCTCACGTCCTGTTCGCTTCGCGATGATACGCGCAAATGATTCGCGATCCCCTCGGAATTTTATTACGACAATTCGGCAAAGTTTCAGGAAATATTCACCACTTCCAGAAATATCTAGAACACAATCGCGTCCTGTTACATCGAACAAAGGGGTTCTACTTTCGTTCTCAGAAAGTCAGTCTCAAGGTGAGCGAGCTGGCgctatatttttctctcttcacAAGTTTCTCAGCGATCGGTTCGGCGCAAAAAAGTGCGTACACGCTATGCGAAGAATTATTACGTATTgtaaactgtcgacgaaacgcGACCTTGTTGGCCCCGCCAACAATTTTCGCCACTCTACTTCCTGCATCTTTCGTAACAAGTGGTCAGAAATAATATCgcggtgtatatatatacgctaTAGGCATTTCTTTATCGATTACAGTCCTTGTCTGTCTATTAATGCCgcgattttaaaatttgcgcTGTTGTAAGCGTTACTGACTTATGTGACAATCTGCAAACTCTTACAAGCTAAAAACACTGGACATATACGAGAATacgttaattatatcattcatTCGAATTATATTTCCGAATTTATAGAGTCCAATAATACTCAGCCTGTTGCAAAGTAAGCTCTTTTTGAGCATGGAACTCTATGAACGAGAGCAACTTATTAATAAGACAAACTGTGCATTATGCAAATCACTTACCAAGAAGATCTTGAAAGCGGTAGTAGCATTACCTCTCGTATATGTGTCCTTGACCAATTGTTTGTCATGCCATCATGATTTCATGATTTGTCGATGAAGGTGGTAAATCCTCGTTAGCGCTgctaataaagaatattatattatatattatacaattctttaattaatatactggAAACAGTTAAGAGGATACCAGCGTGATGGTCAAATTTGATCAGagttaataatatgttttccaaatttataaaaaaaaatacatacaaaattttgttaaaactgTGTACTAATgattctacattatcgaccttgATCAAATTTGACCATCattccagcatccccttaaaatatcaaaaatataaaatatcgaaacattaaaaaaatatttaaaaatttgaaaaaaatacaaaattaaaagaataaaatttaaaaaacttattcttaatttaatgaaCTTATCACTTGAGATTCTGGTTAAGATATTAAATGACGATGACGCCACGTCGTGCCGATTAATTTcgcgaatataataaataaatttactcacCAGCCGATGAATCGATGATGTTTTCCTCGTTGCACACACACTCGCACACACGCACTCGATACGATTGGAAATGCTAACGACGCGAGAGACGCGACCACTTTGCGTGCCGTTAATGACGTCGGCATCCCCGACGATGCCTCCCGCGGAGAAATTCGCTCTTGGCCAACGAGAGGACGCGAAGAACACGACAATATCTCACCTTGCGACAAGAAACGTGTAATGCGTGACGAACGGAGACGGACCGCGACACGACGCGACGAAAAATTCACACGATTTTCGCGCCAATTTCCCACCGACGagcgggagggaggggagagggacGCGACCACTTCGCACGATGATTAACGTCGTCGACTCGGTTCGACATCCCCGGCGATGCCTTCCGCGGGGATACTCGCTCTCGATCGACGAGAGGACGGCGAGGAACGCGGCGAGGAACGCGACGAGATCTCGTCTCGCGGCACTAAAAGGCGGCGACGCTCTTCGTTGCGTACGCCGGACACTGGGTATCTCGCGACGGCACTCCCGACGACGAATCACAACACTTGTGTCCCCGATGGCGTTTGCGAGTGATCCACGATGATCGTAAACTCGCATATCGCCAAGAAACGCGTGATGCGGAAGGATAACTGTGTGTCGAACGgagacgcgacgcgacgcgaacGCGGGCGACGACGGTCAAGTACAGCCTGAAGTACGATCATTGTGCACTAATTACGTCACAACATGGCCGTCACCTCGCATACAACGCGACCAAAATTTCACGCGATTTTTGCGCCAATTCCCCACAGACGGGAGGGGAGACGGGCGCAAGGGACGCGATCACTTTGCCCGCCGATTGGTTCGACATCCCCGGCGATGCCTTCCGCGGGGAAACTCGCTCTCTACCGACGAGAGGACGGCGAGGAACGCGACGAGACAATTAACGGCGGCGACGCGACGCTCTTCGTTGCCGGACACTGGCACCACCGGCGATGCCTTCCGCGGGGAAATTCACTCTCGACCGACGTGGGGACGCGACGAAATCTTAACTCGCGGCACTAAAAAGACGACTCTTGTCAAACGGAAAAATGCACGATCGTAAAGCGTAAACGACGTGACCTTCCCCTTGCGTGTTCGCGATGCTACTGAGTCGCCTGGTGAACCGTAGGGAGGGGGGGGCTAGGGGGGCAAGTAGCTGATGGGCCTTGAGAATCGGAGAAAATTcgtggaaaataaaaaacccTAGCGCTTCGGCTCGCGCCAGGCGTCCAAATGTCACAATGAAAACATGAGCTCTGCTTTCGAAAAAAGATTAGCCACACACATAGCGAGGCTCGATGTTttcatctaaaaattttttgcaatatatcaaaattatatacaccgtgcaattatctaataatttgAAACTACATTATTGGTTCGTCTGTATTAAAAAGAAGTCACCTCTTGgtttaaatatgaaatcggtccaaaataataaaaaatgaaacatacacagatttaatttaaataattttaataaaagaaaattaaaaagcacaATTGACGAaagatacaaattatattgcacggaattaaaattgttttcataaaaatttgctcATTAGATACTGCAACGCTAATTTTCAGAAAAGAATTTGCgatactatttttaaaacaaaaggtaaaattaagttttaaaaaatatataaatctgcAGGATAGCTACTTGATATTTcttatcaatttaaattatgattcAAATTATTCATTCTTAAATTGACTGTAAATtccatgaaaaaaattagctacaaatttgaaattaaaaattaaactagtATTTTGTTGTAAGTctattaatagtattttaattttattatatttaataaagataattgttACTCAACTGCTCAATAAGCGGTCGTGCCGTTGGAAAAAGCACggtaaaggaaataaataattaaaatatttaaaatcccAGACGCACATAATTTTCCtggacaaatttttaacactttCAAAAATCTCTCCGAACGATCCCAAATGCCCTAAAAAAGAGGACGGTGTCCGCAGAAAAGAGGACGGATGGCAACCCTACACGTATGTAATTTCTGCAGCACATCTTGCTTCTTTTTAACAAGAGTTAAAATGTATCGCGTATAATCCTCTTCtcatttgcattatttatgaGTATTTCAAGGGCTATGCTTTAGACGGCATAATAAATACTCTCTTTCCATCACCCAGATCATGTATCACGATCCACAAGGTGAAGACTCGCGTACTCGTTTATTAACGAAGGGCGCGCCGTGCATCAGTACAAGCATCGCGTTCACGGTTACGAGcgcattgaaaaaaatgtcttgttgcattaattggaaatctaaattcaagtatgtttatttataaaaacggaCAAATCACAAACTTTGTAGAAATTATCGGATTACAGTGAACTCGATCAAACGTTCTGGTTATCAAATCTCGAGTCCTGTgacattaataacaaaatttctgtttagttttatcaaaatgcactaaatattttatctcattGGTATAATCTAATCATTTATCAGTGCAagattgaatatttaaacgtaaaatataaataccatacaatgtacataaaataaattatttttgacacgtcatttatgtaaataacaatttggATTATAAAAgagaagtaataaaaattatattgttttcctaatttttagtattataagtttttattattttatctctctctttctctctctctctctctctccatactttttctatattacattaacactatattacattaatttatactttacatTGTTTGCATTGTCtacatgaaaaaaagatttgtctAAGTAACCCATGTAAACGTAATCTTGAAATTTGCGGCACAATCCTGGTAGCAGGACAAATCGCAATGAGGCATACGCCCTGGCGTCGGGCCAAACACCACTCGCGTCACTAATGCACCTTTGTGCAAGGTGGGCATTACTTCATGCACGTTGACCTTCTCGCGCGCAAAGAAGAGCCGCGACCGTGTCGTGTCGTGTCGCGGACGCAACGGTGTTCGCGTACGCAGCGTGTGTAACGTTCGCGTACGTCCGCTATGTAAAACACATGTATTGACATTCACTCCTTAGAAAGTTGAGACTCGTGTCTCGAGATAGTGCCAATTATCGCAATCTTAATTCTCCATGGAATCCCAATTACTCTTATTGACTTACTCGCCGATTACGGACTGGCGATAGCGCGCGACTCGAAAAGGCGTGATAGAAACATGACTCGCGCCGTAAAATTCGTAATGAAGGAAAATCACGCGTAGAAATTATGCACACTACTCGTAACGGGCCGTTGACACTTGTCAGCCAGGCGAGTCACGCAAAACGTATACCGTCCGGATTTCAACATTAGACGAGTAGGCTGACAGGCGTCGCCTACCTCGACTGAATTTATGCTCCACGTCGGAGAGTTGCACGAAATCTCGACGATAACGTTGATGCAAGCGATCGTGACTTTCAATCGGGGCTCGCTCGGTGAAAATtcgaaagaaataattgaaacttttCTATTGTGACTTTATTTGGTTTGCCAAACACGGTTTTACTCGCGATCGCACAAATAGCACGTGcatgtttaaaaaagcacGTTTTACAAACGTTTGTCCGAAACGTTTTATCGAGTAGATAATCGAGTTCTATACAAACGTTTCTCACGATTTAAAATGGGCACTCGAAAAGCACTAGCTGAAAGGTTTCTTTTCTGCAAGAATacgtttaataaacaattgtgAAAACGTTCATTTTATGGATGaagaaaatgtgtaaaaatgttgcaaaattctttcaattatCAATACTGTGATATATACTGTATacttgaatttatattaaacacatcaaaaaaatatatcagtaattaatatttttgaatgagACACGAGATTCGCAAAAAATCATTtcgcaatttattaaaattataactaattaattaaaactaccATAGCAATTGAAATAAtgggtttttttaaattaaatttagcgGTTTGTGACTTTTGTTGCAATCTAAATGATTAAATTGACCAATTTACTTTCCCtctacattcttttttttaatatctgttTAGATTAAGTGTACATGCAGTACACTTAACAGAACAGAAACAGACATGTTATTCATCGAGTTCTAATGTTAATAACAGCGAATTCCATACACAATAAATACGTAACGGAGTGATAGTGATtccgaataaatttttacgtaaTACCAGAAATAAAGTTGATTAAATTACAAGCTGCACGCAAGTTACAAGGGAAGATATGTGTAACTCTCCTGTAAACACTTAGACCGGATCTGCGAGTGTGAAAATAGCCTCGTGAAAATAACTTTCCCCTTCGAAAGTTTAAGACAGTCAGCTGAGCGCCACGGAATCCACTCGCGATCGCGTTAAAATGTGTAGCAGCATTGATAATGAGCTGTATATAATCGAGTTCTATACAAACGTTTCTCACGATTTAAAATGGGCACTCGAAAAGCATTAGATGAAACGTTTCTTCATCAATGTTCAATCTCCAAATACGATTCTCAACATATTATATGTCAAGTGTTTAAACATTTAGCTATACAGATATGtgaatctttataataatcttattaaactgtcaaaataattttgttgggctattaaaactttttgctcATCACGCGCTAGCgtcttacataattatttagagtccaacaaaattattttcaggtttatattcagtttttaaatacttaagcATAACTGTTTTCTCTCCATCAAATCATATTACGCGATATGCACATATGATATTCTGTATTGATAAGTGCAAgctgtttctttttattttctctttttgatatattttaaatgcaaattttatatctaaacacgtttcatatttttattatatgtatacttcGGCTTACTAAAGAATTCAGTTATTTGACacagtaacattttttatcatcattaattattaataatgctaATAAAGACAGTGTTACAACTATACTTAAAGCTGAAACGATTGAAGTTTTGTTTGTTACTGCCGAGCGATTTTATTCTCGTCGCAACATGCGCGTCGCCAAGTCATGCCGAAGCCAAGACGATCAGCTGAGCGTGCGGTAGAAAATACCGCAGCATTGATAATGAACCGTGGCGCGTGGCCCTGCTCGCGTGGAGATGAATCGATGCCTCGAGAAGTAATAAACATCGTGTTCCGCGCGGCGATGCCGGGCGCCGCAAAGCGTATCCATTCGCCTCGTCTTTCCATTGATGATACCGAGAGCGAACTCGAATAACGCCTCCATCCGACCTAATGAAAGCGAAGTGAATGCGATTTCTTCCTGAGAAAACCGGCCCCGCTATATTGGCATAAATCTCGCGACGAAACGAGATTCGCTACAGCAATACGTCGCTATATTTATTGCCGtgaaattttacgataatttcgCAGAAATTTTAAAGCCGGCCGCGTATATCGCGAAAGTCGATACACTTCCGCGGAAATCGAAATCTCTCTCTAACTGGACTATTCCTATTAGATTTTACACGGTGCTCGCACGTGAATgcaattaatgcaattaatatcGGCGTTCGCGTGATCGCGTCCTCTCACTCAAATTGTTTAGGAATACGCTCCGATTCGAAATCGGGTTTTTTTGAAATCGATCCCGATTTATCGACGTTCGCCGTCGTTATTACAAATTCGACAGGCGGTTCGACGGACACACCGAATCGATGACCATACCGATTATGCTAAGTGCTCTTCCGTTCATAATACACAACGAGCGAAAGCGTATCGCCATCTTCGAGGCTTCGCGCGCAGATCGCGCGGATGCTTCGTAACTGTCTTAAGAAATAGGAACATCAATTACCCCGCGACTCTCCCGAATTAATATACATCGTTCCCTTGCTGCGGCGCCTGAATGTGATATAGCTTCACTCCACACTCCACTCCTCTCCGTCACTTTCTTCTTCTCGCCGCTGCGCACACGTACTCGCACTCGTCGTCCTTAAGAACCGACAGATTAACACCGAGCTCGTTTTCTGCCGACATTATTATCGATGTTCGCCGCGCGATAAAACCAGCAAGACCGCGGATTACTGGACACCGACATCCCGCGTCCATTTCATTCAATCTCGCAAAGATATTTATCAGGAAATCTCGAGATCTCGCTTGTTTCCATTTCTTTCCgtgcaaataaaagaaaacgaaaTGGAAAAATGAAAGTGAATGGGACATAACACAAGTGCTATATAAGGAACAGATCAAATCAATTAGTAAactaaaaacattattttaaaaaatcgtttttaattataaaagcgtcatgttattattttatcagttttataaataatcaaacactattacattttgtttattaatccTTACAGGTTTATGTATGGATCATTTACATTGtcgcaattttattatcgttGCTTTTCCAGCTTGGCCATAATAATCatacctttttatttttttaact includes the following:
- the LOC105838013 gene encoding uncharacterized protein LOC105838013 translates to MHTLATVATVLTALLAVSAQQYQQPGNYVDDYAQYDAQRPSQPTPRSYATDPDRQAAAPKPTPVAILKQINRHNEDGSYTYGFEGADGSFKIETKLPTGDVKGKYGFVDDTGKVRIVEYGANQYGFQPAGEGITVAPPTLYDETTSKEALEAQAYEELQQQQQQQQQRQLARPAYQQQSHTQAVYAPAQVAPSRPALPKPPIFTPAAAAPAPQAQRQSLLAQAYAEPAPPSQLYNQGPAQFTSPSSDQNDRPQPQTRSGGGGILDQLARDYALPQGVAPPLHDISFGYY